The following is a genomic window from Magnetospirillum sp. WYHS-4.
CAGTATTTGGAAATCAGGCCGATGCGCAGGCGCCCGTCCCGCCGCCGCTCCGCCCTGTGGGGGCTGGTGTAGGACAGGGCCGGGCAGGCGCGCCGGTAGACGGCGGCCAGCCTTTCCTGCAAGGCCCGGTCGTCCAGGCCTTGGTAGGCCAGGTAGAAGGCGCAGAGCCCGATCTCGCGCAGCGGGTCCCGTAGCGTCAGGGGGCGGCTTTCCAGGTTGGCGATGCCGGCTTCGAAGCGGGCCCGCCAGCGTTGCAGGTCTTCCAGGTCGTCATAAAGCGCGGGCAGCAGCGTCGCTTCCTGCACGGCCGCCGCATCCGAGGCCCCCCGGCGGGCGGCTTCGGCGAAGGCGGCTTCGGCGGCCGGCGCCAAGCCCCGTTCCTTGAACAGGCCGCCCAGGTTGAGAAAGGGCAGGGCGCCCCCGCCCGGCACGGCCGCCGCCCTTTCGAGCCAAGTCCGGGCGGCGGCGAAGTCGTTGCCTTCGCGCGCCATGACCCCGAGGTTGTTTAAGGCCGCGGAATGGTCGGGACGCAGCGCCACGACCCGCTCGAAGGCCTCCCTTGCCTCGGCGTTCCGTCCCTGTCCCTGGCATAGGCTGCCCAGATTGTACCAGCCGGCGGGATCGTCGGGGGCGAGACGGGTGGCGCGGACGAAGACGCCTTCCGCTTCATCCTTGCGCCCCTGGGCCAGCAAGGCGGCGCCAAGGTTGGACAGCATGGCGGCCGTCGCCTGGCCCCTTTCCATTCCTTCGCGTATCAGCCGCTCGGCGCCCGCCGCGTCGCCCTTCTGCAGCGCGATCACACCCAGCAGGTGCCAGGGTTCCGGATGACCGGGATCTTGTCGCCGCGCCTCTTCGTAAAGGGCGGCGGCGCCCGCCAGGTCGCCGGCGCGATGAAGCGCCCGGCCCTGGTCGATCGGGTTTCCGTTCACGGGGTATCCCGCTCGTTGAAGTAAAGCCGGTTCAGGTCGCCCGCGCTCTTCAACTCGGCGGCCAGACGCACGATCCGCGCGCTTCCCTCCCGGCGATCCAGTTCGGTGACCAGGCGGAAGACGACGTCGAAGGATCGATAGACGTCGCCAAGGACGATGGCCGCCGCCGTCAGGGTATCCAGGCTCCATCCTTCCAGGTCGAAATAGGATCGGACGAACACGGCATCGGACCACAGGACTTGGCTGAGCGGCAGGAAACGGTTGGGCCCAACGATCGGGCGCAGGGTTCGCCCCGCCACGTCGATGAGCTTGTGCAACACGAAACCCTGTTCCCGCATGAAGGTGAAGACCTCGTCGAACAGGGGTTGTCCGCGGTATAGGGGCAGAAACTCCACCTCGATCTCGACGACGGCAGCCGAAGCCAGGGTGCGCTTCCCGTGTTGCAGAACCAGCAATTCCGCACCTTGCACGTCGAGCTTCATCAGGTCCGGCGGCGCCAGGCCGGGAACGTCGTCAAGGCGCGTGGTGGCGACCCGCTCCTTGCGGACGAGGCCGAAATTGCCCGTTTCCGTCCCGGTGCCGATGGTCATAAAGGCATCGATGATCGTCGGGTCGGGCGCGAAAAGAGAAGAGCAGCCCGGGTAGCGGGTAATGTGGAAGTCATGATCGTCCCCATCGCCCAGGAAGACCCCATGATAGCGGTATCCTTCGGGCGCCTGTTCGCGCAGCCGGGCGAGGGAACGCGGGTCCGGTTCGAAGGCGTCGACCGTGGCGCCGCCGCTCTCGAGAAGCGGGGCGTAGCGCGGCTTTCCTTCCGGCATGGCGCCGACATCCATGATGCGAAGAGGCCGGAACGGCTGGAGAAGCGTCGCGATGGTCATTCCTAGGATCCCATTACCCGCTTGGCGGCGCTGGCCAGGTCCTTCAGGGTGAAGGGCTTGCCGATGAAATGGATGGTCGGATCGTTCTGGATTTCCTCGTTGAGCGCGTCTTCCGCATAGCCCGACATCAGGATCACCTTGACGTCCGGAAACTCCTGGCGCAGCAGCTTGATGAGGGTATGGCCGTCCATGCCGGGCATCACCACGTCGGAAACGATCAGATCGATGGGCCGTCCGGCCCGGTTGACCACCTCCAGGGCTTCCTCGCCGCTTGCCGCCTCCAGCACCTGGTAGCCCTTGTTGCGCAGCGCGCGCGAGCCGAACATGCGGACCGCCGTTTCGTCTTCGACCAGCAGTACGGTGCCCGCTCCGGTAAGGTCGGCGGCCGGCGGCTTGGCACGCATGTCTTCCACCCCCGCCGGGGCCGGAAGCTCGTCGTCGCCGGGTTCGTAGCGCGGCAGGTAGAGCGAGAAGACCGTGCCTTCGCCGGGTGCGGAATCGACGAAGATGAAACCCTCGCTCTGGTGGACGATGCCCCAGACGGTGCTGAGCCCGAGGCCGGTGCCCTTGCCCGGCCCCTTGGTGGAGAAGAAGGGTTCGAAGATGCGGCCCAGGTTCTCCTTGGCGATGCCGGTGCCGGTGTCGGCCACCTCGATCAGCACATAATCGCCGGCCGGCATGGATTCGGCACCCCGCTCGACGGGCTGGTCCAGGGTCACGTTGGCGCTGCGGATGGCCAGCGTGCCGCCGCGCGGCATGGCGTCGCGAGCGTTCACCGCAAGGTTGACGATCACCTGGTCGAACTGGTTGGGATCGGCCCGCACCGAATGGAGGTCGCGGGCGCTTTCCATCTTCAGGTCGATGTTCTCGCCGATCAGCCGGCGCAGCAGATTGGCCAGTTCCGACAGGGCGTCGTTGACGTGCAGCACCACCGGCTTCAGGGTCTGCTTACGCGAGAAGGCCAGCATCTGGCGTACCAGATTGGTGGCCCGGTTGGCGTTCTGCTTGATCTGCATGATGTCGGCGAAGGAGGGGTCGCCTTCGCCATGCCGTTCCAGCAGCAGGTCGCAGAAGCCGATCATGGCGGTCAGCAGGTTGTTGAAATCATGGGCGATTCCGCCCGCCAACTGCCCGACGGCCTGCATCTTCTGGGCCTGGGCGAACTGCACTTCCAGGTCTTTGCGTTCGGTGGTGTCGATGAAGTGCAGCACCAAGCCGTCCACCTCGCCCAATTCGTCCTCCAGCCGGTTGGCATAGAGCGAGGCCACCAGTTGGCGCTCGCGGGCGCCGGGCATGCGCACGTCAAGGGTGGCGGCGCGCGAGGTGCCCATCACCACCTTGGAAAGCTGGGCCAGGGCATCGGCGCGGTCCTCCTTGTTCAGCCGTTCGGCGAAGGAACGGCCGACCACGGCATCGCGATGGAGCCCGATCAGCTTGAGGTAGGCCCGGTTGCAGTCGGTGATGGTCCCCTGCATGTCGAGAAGCAGGATGCCCACGGGGGCTTCGTCGAAGAGGCCGTGCAGGCGGCGTAAGGCGGCCTGGCGGCGCTCGTCCTCTTCCTGGCGCCAGGCCAGATCGCGCAGCATCAGGGAGCGGGTGAAGGCCAGGCGGCCCCGCCCGTCGGTGGCGGCAGACTGCACCAGGCTGGCGCGAAAGGTGTCCCCGTCGGCGGCGCGCAGCACTACGTCTCCATCGCCTCCGGTGCCGGCTTCCGGCCGTCCGGCGGTGGAAACCACGAACTCGGCGAAGGGTGGACGGCGGGCCAGGATATCCTCGACCGGCAATCCCAGCCAGTCGGCCATGGTCTGGTTGGCGAAGACGATGCGGCCCTGGGCATCGACCGAAAAGAAGCCGGCCGGCAGGTGGTCGAGAAAGTCGGTCAGCCGATCTTCTTCACGACGGCGCACCTGGTCGAGTTCATGCTCGGGTGTCATGTCCTCGGCCTGCCAGAGCACCATGTGGCGGTGCCCTTTCAGGGGGGCCACCGAGATGCGGCGCCATTCGCGTGTTCCCGAGGTCGCCAGCTTGAGGGGCACCTCGGCGCGATCGGGGATTCCCGCCGCCGCACTGCCACGCAAGCGGCGGAAGGCCTCGGTGGCATCCTCGCCGTCCAGGATGGCGGCCATATCGTCCAGGGACACGGCCATGGCGAACAGGCGATGGAACGCCGGGTTGGCGTAGATGAGTCGGCCCTCGCCATCGGCCAGCATGCGCGCCGCGGGGCTTTCTTCGGCCGCCTCCAGCAGCAGGCCCGCCACCGGCCCGTCCCAGCGGCGTCCCATGAGTGCCGCCAACCCCAGGGTGGCGACCAGTCCGACGACGGCGAAGGCTCCGGCCCCCCCCGGCTCTCCGGACAGGGCAAGAACGCCGCCCGCCGCCCCCGCCGCCAGGGCGGAAGTCGCCGCCCAGACCGGGGGCTGCCGCCAGGGCGGCAGGTTGCCGTCGCCCAGGAAGGCGGTGCGGAGCCGGTCCTTGCCGGTGGACATCCGTCCCTTTGCCGTCGTCTTGCCGTCCAAGCTTTCCCCCTATTGCGTCCTCGGCCGTTCGGGCTCGCCCTTCAACTCGCCGCGCAGGCGCATCACATAGCCGATAACCTCGGCGACCGCCTTGTAATGTTCGGGCGGAATCTCCTGGTCCAGTTCCACGGTGGCGTAGAGCGCGCGGGCCAGGGGTGGATTCTCGACGATCGGCACGTCGTTTTCCTCCGCGACCTCGCGAATCCGCAAGGCGATGTGGTCGACGCCCTTGGCGACCAGGCGGGGCGCGCCCATGGCTTCCATCTCGTAGTGCAGCGCCACCGCGTAGTGGGTCGGGTTGGTGATGACCACGCTGGCCCGGGGGACCGCCTGCATCATTCGCTGGCGCGCCCGGGCCACCCGCAAGCTGCGGATCTTGGCCTTGATGTGGGGATCGCCTTCGGTTTGCTTGACCTCTTCCTTCACCTCCTGCTTGGTCATGCGCATCTTCTTCATGAAGCTGAACTTCTGATAGAACCAGTCGAGTCCCGCCAGGGCCACCATGACCGCCACCGTACTGGCGATCAGGCTGAAGGTGATGTCCTCCAGCCGCTGGACGATGGCGCCCATGCCCATGCCCGGGATCAGGTCCAGGTCCTTGAGCAGGGGCATGGCCATGAAATAGGAAATCGCGCCGACGGCGATCAGTTTCGCCACTCCCTTGGCGAATTCGACCATCTGCTGGATGGAAACGAGTCGCTTGAAGCCGGCGAGGGGGCTGATGGCCGCGAGCTTGGGCCGGATCTTTTCCGGTGCCCAGAGCAGTCCGATCTGCCCGATGGTCGCGGCGACCGCCATCACCATCAACAGGATGAAGATGGGCCAAGTGGCAATCGCCATTTCCTGCGACAGGTCGACCATCATGCGCTGCAGAGACCCTGGGTCCAGAGCAATGGAATGGGGCGACTCGATGTAAGGCGTCGAGATGGCCTGGATATGCTTGGCCATCGACGGGATGAAGGTGAACAGGGCGAAGGCGGTTCCCAGCAGCAGGAAGCCGATCTTGACTTCTTGCGAAAGGGCGACCTGGCCCTTCTCGCGGGCCTTGCTCAGCCTTCGGCCTGTCGGTTCTTCTGTTTTGCTTGCGTCGTCGTCGTCGTCGGCCATGGGACGCCTAGGGGGCGAGGAAGGGTGTGAACCCGTCCTGGAAGTACCTAAGGAAGACCAACATGATACTGGAGAGCGTCATCGTCAGCACGGCAATTTGCACCATGATCTGCAACGGCATGGCGGCGAAGAAGAAGGCCTGCATCTGCGGCGACAGGCGCGAGATCATGCCCAGGCCGACGTAATAGGTCATGGAGACGATCAGGAACGGCGCCGAGAGCTGCAAGCCGATGGCGAAGCTGTCGTCGACCTTGTGGGCCAGAAGATCGGCCACATCGCCCACCTGAAACGCGGTATTGGGGTCGAACAGGCTATAGCTGTCGGCGACGGCGACCAGCATCAAATGGTGCAGATCGGTGGCGAAGACCAGAACCAGGCCGATGGTCGAAAGCAGGGTCGCCACCGTGGCGCTCTGCTGTTCGACGATGGGGTCCTGGGTAAGGGCATTGGCCAGGGAAGCGAACATGGCCAACAGGACGCCCGCGGTCTGCAACGCGCCGACCAGCACGCGGCCGACCACCCCCAGGAAGGCTCCGACCAGAATCTCGCCCGTGAATAGGAGGGTGAGGGCCAGAACCGACACGGGTTGCGTCGGGAGCTTGCCGACCAGGCTGGGCATGAGCAACAGGCTGAGAGCCAGGGCGATGGCGACCCGCATCCGGACGTCGACGTAGGGCGCGCTGAAACCGGGCAGCAGCACGAAGGCGGTTCCGACCCGGGCGAAGATGAGCATCCAGGCGTAGATGTTGGAGGTCAGGAACTCTTCGAGGATGTTCATGACCGTTGGGAGCCTTCCGCGACTATGACCCGACGGCGATCATGCGATCGAACAGGCGCAAGCCGAATTCGAGGACGGTGTTCATCATGAAGGGAAGAAAGACCAGGATGGCGAGGAAGATCACCACGATCTTGGGCACGAAGGTCAGGGTCATTTCCTGGATCGAGGTCAGCGCCTGCAAGAGCGCGATGAGGATGCCGACGACCATGCCGGCGAACATGATGGGGGCCGAGGTCGCGAGAATGACCCACATGGCGTCGCGTCCCACCTCCAGCACGGCCGCCTGATCCATCCCCGTTTCCTTTTCGCCAAGCCGTCCGGGGGTCAGACCGGCATGCGGAGGATTTCCTTGTAGGCTTCCACCACCTTGTCGCGGACCGCAACGAAGGTCTGCAGGGTCAGTTCGGCCTCGGCCACGGCGCTGACCACTTGGCTCAGATCCGCCTTGTCCTGCAAGGCTTTGATGGACAACTTCTCGCCGTCGCGGTTGATGCGGACCGCTTCCTGGATGGCGCTCTTGACCAGACCGGCGAAATCGTCCTCGCCGCCGCCGCCCACGGATGCCGCAGGCTTGGCGCCGCCGGCGATCTTGGCGATACGGCCATAGGCGGAAACGGCGTCGTTGAAGCTGGTCGTGGGGCCGGACATGGCTCGCTCCTTGGGCCTACTTGAGGATGTCGATGGTCTGGGTCATCATGCTCTTCGAGGATTTGATGACGTTCATGTTGGCTTCGTAGCTGCGTTGGGCTTCCTGCATGTCGGACATCTCGATCAGGCTGTTGACGTTGGGCACCTGCACGTAGCCGTCCTGGTCCGCCGCCGGGTGGTGGGGGTCGAAGCGCTTCTCGAACTGGGAGCGGTCGGGTTTGATCTTGTCGATCCTGACCAGGGGCAGTCCCGTCGCCTTGTCCAACTCGTTCTTGAAGGTCACCACCTTGCGCCGGTAGGGCTGGTCGCCCGGCTTGCGGGGCAGGGAATTGGCATTGGCGACGTTCTCGGAAATGACCCGGAGGCGCGTGCCTTGGGTCTTCATGCCGGCCGCCGAGATGCGGAATGTCTTCAAGATGTCGTCCATGGCGTTCCGTCCCGAACCCGATTACCGCTTGCCGATGGCGACGCGGATGTTGTTCATGTGTTTCTTGTAAAGCTCGGTGGTCATCTTCTGTGCCATCTGGTTTTCGTTCAGCTTGGCCATCTGCTCTTCCATGATCACCCCGTTGCCGGCGGGTGCCGTTTCGAAGGGCTTGGCCTCTTCCTGCTCGGTGAAATCGCGGACGCGCTTGCGCGTGCCTGGCAAATGACCCGGCGTGGTGACGTCCATGTTGACCTGCATGGCTTGGCGCTGGAGCATCTGGGTGAACTTCATGGGCATCAGATCGCGGGGCCGGAAGCGCGGCGTGTCGGCGTTGGCGACGTTGTGGGCCAGGACCTCTTGCCGCTGCGCGTGCCAATTCATGCGCTGCTTCATCAGGCCGAACATGGGATCTTCGAGTTCCATGGAACGCCGCCTTTCTTCGCTCCGAGGAAGCCAGTATGCGCGGTTATCGTTAACAAGACGTAAATTCCCTGCCTTCCCGCCGCCGAATGACGCCCGATGTTCCCGCTTAAGCCTTCCTTAAGCATGCCTTGCCATCCTGGAGAGCGAATCGGCAAGGGATACCTCTGCGTGATCGACATCCGGGACGACGACGGCGGCGAGAAGACCGATGCCCCCGCCAAGCGGCCGGTGGCGGTCGCCCTGGACTACGATGGGACCGGGGGGCGCGCGCCGGTGGTGGTGGCCAGCGGGCGGGGCGTGATCGCCGAACAGATTCTCGGGATCGCCTTCGCCCACGGGGTCAAGGTGCGCGAGGACGCCGATCTGGCGGAAGTTCTGGCCGCGGTGGACGTCGACAGCGAGATTCCCGTCGAGGCCTTCGCCGCCGTCGCCGAAATCCTGGTCTACCTTTACAAGGTCAATCGCCAGTCACCGCCCGAGGCTCGGGAGCAGGGGCCATGAGTGCCTTCCGGGCCGACGCGGAGCGGGTGGGCGCCCTGATCGCCATGGCCCGCCGTCATCTGGCGGCTGGCCGGTCGGTGGACCTTTCGGCCCTCGAAGGCCGGGTCCGCGCCCTTTGCGTCATGCTGGCCGGCAATCCGCCGGCCGATGGCGCCGAACGGGGCGAGGCGCGGGCGCTCCTTGGGCATCTGCTGCAGGATCTGGACGGGTTGGAAAGGGACTTGGCGGCCCGCCACGGCGATCCCTTCCCGGCGCCCTTGCGCCACCAGGCGGCGCGCGCCTTCGACATCCTGCGGGAAGGCAAGTAGCCATGCCCAGCGAACCGGAAAGCTACATTCGCTTCGTTCTGGCCTTGATCTTCGTGCTGGCGCTGATCGGATTTGGGGCGGCCATGGCCCGGCGGTTCGGCTTCGGCTACGGCCCCGCCCTGCGCGGCGCCGGACAGCGCCGCCTCGCCATCGTCGAGATCATCCCCATCGACACCCGTCGCCGCCTGGTCCTGTTGCGCCGCGATGGCGTCGAGCATCTCGTGCTGCTGGGGACCCAGGCGGACCTGCTCGTCGAGACCGCCATTCCCGCCCCCGTCGCGGAGATCAAGCCATGAACCGCCGCCCGTGGATCGCCCTGGCCGCCGTCGGCCTCGGAGGCCTGCTTCTCGCGGGGCCCGCCGCCGCCCAGTCCATCCAGCTCGACCTGGGCGAGGAAGGCGGCATGGCGACCGCCCGGGTGGTGCAACTCGTCGCCTTGATGACCGTACTGAGCATTGCGCCCAGCCTGCTGGTCATGGTCACGTCGTTCACCCGCATCATCATCGTCCTGTCGTTCCTGCGCACCGCGCTGGGTACCCAGTCGGTTCCGCCCAACCAGGTCCTGACCAGCCTGGCCTTGTTCGTCACCCTGTTCATCATGATGCCGACTTTTCAGGAATCCTACGACCAGGGCATCCGGCCGATGATCGAGAACCGCATGGAGGAGATGGAAGGCTTCACCAAGGCGGCCGAGCCCTTCCGCAAGTTCATGGTCCGCTACACCCGCGAGCAGGATCTCCACCTGTTCGCCGACATCGCCAAGGTCTCCGACGAAGAGTTGAAGGGGGGCGCGCCGTTCCGCATCCTGCTGCCGGCCTTCATGATCAGCGAATTGCGCCGGTCCTTCGAGATGGGATTCCTGATCTTCATTCCCTTCCTGGTCATCGACATGGTGGTGGCTTCGGTGCTGATGGCCATGGGCATGATGATGCTGCCGCCGGTGATCGTGTCCATGCCGTTCAAGATCATCTTCTTCGTGCTGGTGGACGGTTGGTACATGATCGTCGGCAGCCTGGTGAAGAGTTTCGGCGGCTGAGCCGGCGTCCCACCACAAGAATGCCGCATTTCGTGGTATAATGGAAAACGCCGCGGAGGGGAGAGCCGCCTTCTGCAGGCGGCATTTTCCTTGGGAGACCGCCATGCAGGTCAAGGTCGCCAAATCCAGGAAGGCCGCGCGAGCCCCGGCGGGCCCGGAACCCTTGAGTCTGGGCATCGCCGATTCCCTGGTGGCGTTGCGCCGGGAGATCGACACCCTGGTCGACAGCTTCTACAAGGCCTCGCCCTATGGATCGGGGCGATGGAATCTTTCGCCCTTCCGGCATCTGGAACGGGCCATCGCGCCCACCTGCCCGCTGACCCCCAAGGTCAAGGTGGGCGAGACCGACACCGAATTCACCGTCAGCGCCGAACTGCCCGGCATGGACGAGGACGACATCGAGGTCATCCTGGCTGACGGCACCCTGACCGTGAAGGGCGAGAAGCGGACGGAACGCCAGGAGGCGCGGCGGAATTCCCTGATCGCCGAACGCAGCTACGGCTCATTCCGCCGCAGCTTTCCGGTGCCCGAACGGGTGGACGCGGACCGCATCACCGCCTTCTTCGACCAAGGCGTCCTGCACATGACCCTGCCCAAGCGCTGCAGCAAGCGCCCGAAGCGGGTGGAAATCAAGGGCGGCTGACGGACGGGTCAGGCGGCCAGGGCGCCGGCGGCGTCGGCCAGCAGGTGCGATTCCAGAAGCTTTTCCAGGTCGGCCCGCTTCGCTTCCAGGCGGTCGCGGATGAAATCGTCGTCGATCCGGGCCCGCATGGCGGCCTTCAGCTTGCCTGCCATTAAGTTGTCGCCCGTTGGCGCGGCCGGCCCGTCGCCCAGGCCCTGGAACAGGCCGTCCCGCAAGGCCTTCGCCAGGGCGTCCCTTTCCGGTGCCGCGCGGGTCCAGTCTTCCTGGCGCCCCCAGAACTGCCGACGGGCCTGGGCGTCCGCCGCCGCCAGCAGGCCGGCCAGGGCGGTGGCCCCCGCGTGGGTGGGGAAGCGGCGGTCCAGGGCGTTCCAGTTGGCCGCCCCGCCCGCGGCCAGGGTCGCCATCGCCTGCACGCTCCAGGCCCCCGGGAAGGCGGCGGCCTCGGCCGCCAGCCTCGCCTTTTCTTCCGGCTGGTGGAGGGCCAGGGTCAGGCGGGCGTAGACGTCGTTCTGGCGGCTTTCCACCGCCTCGCCAAGGCTGGCCGTCCCCTGGTTGCGGAACCGGTCGCGCAGAAGAACGTACCAGGGGGCATCGCCGTTTTCCGCGTCCAGCCGCGCCAGGAAGCGGGCCTCGGCCGCCTTCGCCGCCTCTGCGATCTCCGCAATCTCCGCCCCCCACGGCCGACGGGACGGCCGCGTGCCCCCTTTCCTTTGCGGGCCAGCAGTCTGGGGTGAGGGAACCGCCGTCACATGGCCGCCGGCGTCGTGGTCCGCCAGCCTCGCGGCCAGGCTCCGGGTATAAGGATCGTCCGGCCACCGCTCCATGACTTGGCGGGTCAGGGCCGCCGCCTCTTCGTCCTTGCCCAGCTTCCACAGCACGTCCGCCAGACCGGTCATGGTCACCTTGTTCCCGGCGTCGAGCGCCAGCGCTTCGC
Proteins encoded in this region:
- a CDS encoding FkbM family methyltransferase, translating into MTIATLLQPFRPLRIMDVGAMPEGKPRYAPLLESGGATVDAFEPDPRSLARLREQAPEGYRYHGVFLGDGDDHDFHITRYPGCSSLFAPDPTIIDAFMTIGTGTETGNFGLVRKERVATTRLDDVPGLAPPDLMKLDVQGAELLVLQHGKRTLASAAVVEIEVEFLPLYRGQPLFDEVFTFMREQGFVLHKLIDVAGRTLRPIVGPNRFLPLSQVLWSDAVFVRSYFDLEGWSLDTLTAAAIVLGDVYRSFDVVFRLVTELDRREGSARIVRLAAELKSAGDLNRLYFNERDTP
- a CDS encoding PAS domain-containing protein; translated protein: MDGKTTAKGRMSTGKDRLRTAFLGDGNLPPWRQPPVWAATSALAAGAAGGVLALSGEPGGAGAFAVVGLVATLGLAALMGRRWDGPVAGLLLEAAEESPAARMLADGEGRLIYANPAFHRLFAMAVSLDDMAAILDGEDATEAFRRLRGSAAAGIPDRAEVPLKLATSGTREWRRISVAPLKGHRHMVLWQAEDMTPEHELDQVRRREEDRLTDFLDHLPAGFFSVDAQGRIVFANQTMADWLGLPVEDILARRPPFAEFVVSTAGRPEAGTGGDGDVVLRAADGDTFRASLVQSAATDGRGRLAFTRSLMLRDLAWRQEEDERRQAALRRLHGLFDEAPVGILLLDMQGTITDCNRAYLKLIGLHRDAVVGRSFAERLNKEDRADALAQLSKVVMGTSRAATLDVRMPGARERQLVASLYANRLEDELGEVDGLVLHFIDTTERKDLEVQFAQAQKMQAVGQLAGGIAHDFNNLLTAMIGFCDLLLERHGEGDPSFADIMQIKQNANRATNLVRQMLAFSRKQTLKPVVLHVNDALSELANLLRRLIGENIDLKMESARDLHSVRADPNQFDQVIVNLAVNARDAMPRGGTLAIRSANVTLDQPVERGAESMPAGDYVLIEVADTGTGIAKENLGRIFEPFFSTKGPGKGTGLGLSTVWGIVHQSEGFIFVDSAPGEGTVFSLYLPRYEPGDDELPAPAGVEDMRAKPPAADLTGAGTVLLVEDETAVRMFGSRALRNKGYQVLEAASGEEALEVVNRAGRPIDLIVSDVVMPGMDGHTLIKLLRQEFPDVKVILMSGYAEDALNEEIQNDPTIHFIGKPFTLKDLASAAKRVMGS
- the flhB gene encoding flagellar biosynthesis protein FlhB, with the translated sequence MADDDDDASKTEEPTGRRLSKAREKGQVALSQEVKIGFLLLGTAFALFTFIPSMAKHIQAISTPYIESPHSIALDPGSLQRMMVDLSQEMAIATWPIFILLMVMAVAATIGQIGLLWAPEKIRPKLAAISPLAGFKRLVSIQQMVEFAKGVAKLIAVGAISYFMAMPLLKDLDLIPGMGMGAIVQRLEDITFSLIASTVAVMVALAGLDWFYQKFSFMKKMRMTKQEVKEEVKQTEGDPHIKAKIRSLRVARARQRMMQAVPRASVVITNPTHYAVALHYEMEAMGAPRLVAKGVDHIALRIREVAEENDVPIVENPPLARALYATVELDQEIPPEHYKAVAEVIGYVMRLRGELKGEPERPRTQ
- a CDS encoding flagellar biosynthetic protein FliR; translation: MNILEEFLTSNIYAWMLIFARVGTAFVLLPGFSAPYVDVRMRVAIALALSLLLMPSLVGKLPTQPVSVLALTLLFTGEILVGAFLGVVGRVLVGALQTAGVLLAMFASLANALTQDPIVEQQSATVATLLSTIGLVLVFATDLHHLMLVAVADSYSLFDPNTAFQVGDVADLLAHKVDDSFAIGLQLSAPFLIVSMTYYVGLGMISRLSPQMQAFFFAAMPLQIMVQIAVLTMTLSSIMLVFLRYFQDGFTPFLAP
- the fliQ gene encoding flagellar biosynthesis protein FliQ → MDQAAVLEVGRDAMWVILATSAPIMFAGMVVGILIALLQALTSIQEMTLTFVPKIVVIFLAILVFLPFMMNTVLEFGLRLFDRMIAVGS
- a CDS encoding flagellar hook-basal body complex protein FliE — its product is MSGPTTSFNDAVSAYGRIAKIAGGAKPAASVGGGGEDDFAGLVKSAIQEAVRINRDGEKLSIKALQDKADLSQVVSAVAEAELTLQTFVAVRDKVVEAYKEILRMPV
- the flgC gene encoding flagellar basal body rod protein FlgC; protein product: MDDILKTFRISAAGMKTQGTRLRVISENVANANSLPRKPGDQPYRRKVVTFKNELDKATGLPLVRIDKIKPDRSQFEKRFDPHHPAADQDGYVQVPNVNSLIEMSDMQEAQRSYEANMNVIKSSKSMMTQTIDILK
- the flgB gene encoding flagellar basal body rod protein FlgB, which gives rise to MELEDPMFGLMKQRMNWHAQRQEVLAHNVANADTPRFRPRDLMPMKFTQMLQRQAMQVNMDVTTPGHLPGTRKRVRDFTEQEEAKPFETAPAGNGVIMEEQMAKLNENQMAQKMTTELYKKHMNNIRVAIGKR
- a CDS encoding EscU/YscU/HrcU family type III secretion system export apparatus switch protein, with protein sequence MIDIRDDDGGEKTDAPAKRPVAVALDYDGTGGRAPVVVASGRGVIAEQILGIAFAHGVKVREDADLAEVLAAVDVDSEIPVEAFAAVAEILVYLYKVNRQSPPEAREQGP
- a CDS encoding flagellar biosynthetic protein FliO, whose protein sequence is MPSEPESYIRFVLALIFVLALIGFGAAMARRFGFGYGPALRGAGQRRLAIVEIIPIDTRRRLVLLRRDGVEHLVLLGTQADLLVETAIPAPVAEIKP
- the fliP gene encoding flagellar type III secretion system pore protein FliP (The bacterial flagellar biogenesis protein FliP forms a type III secretion system (T3SS)-type pore required for flagellar assembly.) → MNRRPWIALAAVGLGGLLLAGPAAAQSIQLDLGEEGGMATARVVQLVALMTVLSIAPSLLVMVTSFTRIIIVLSFLRTALGTQSVPPNQVLTSLALFVTLFIMMPTFQESYDQGIRPMIENRMEEMEGFTKAAEPFRKFMVRYTREQDLHLFADIAKVSDEELKGGAPFRILLPAFMISELRRSFEMGFLIFIPFLVIDMVVASVLMAMGMMMLPPVIVSMPFKIIFFVLVDGWYMIVGSLVKSFGG
- a CDS encoding Hsp20/alpha crystallin family protein; translated protein: MQVKVAKSRKAARAPAGPEPLSLGIADSLVALRREIDTLVDSFYKASPYGSGRWNLSPFRHLERAIAPTCPLTPKVKVGETDTEFTVSAELPGMDEDDIEVILADGTLTVKGEKRTERQEARRNSLIAERSYGSFRRSFPVPERVDADRITAFFDQGVLHMTLPKRCSKRPKRVEIKGG
- a CDS encoding tetratricopeptide repeat protein — encoded protein: MAWEAAENRFPHVVQCRAQLAECLIAADRPAEAEAVYRQAMADFRENVVCRAGLAKVYLMQDRHAEAEAAYREALALDAGNKVTMTGLADVLWKLGKDEEAAALTRQVMERWPDDPYTRSLAARLADHDAGGHVTAVPSPQTAGPQRKGGTRPSRRPWGAEIAEIAEAAKAAEARFLARLDAENGDAPWYVLLRDRFRNQGTASLGEAVESRQNDVYARLTLALHQPEEKARLAAEAAAFPGAWSVQAMATLAAGGAANWNALDRRFPTHAGATALAGLLAAADAQARRQFWGRQEDWTRAAPERDALAKALRDGLFQGLGDGPAAPTGDNLMAGKLKAAMRARIDDDFIRDRLEAKRADLEKLLESHLLADAAGALAA